From one Prochlorococcus marinus str. MIT 0912 genomic stretch:
- a CDS encoding rhomboid family intramembrane serine protease encodes MLEKISKDDWQYFVPFLACTICFFATDFLGIIDKTSIAYWSGRLFYEPYRIITSHFFHGDFNHLLANISGIIVARYFLKSLSLQSNYFFLAFIVLIMPLQAFICWCVDILVYRNPMSLAIGFSGVLFGIDAFILMTTIYGKKKFVYIGCELKKDPRLLKSISVLTGIGIIWSFLPGISLLGHMSGLLAGFLLFWL; translated from the coding sequence ATGCTTGAGAAAATTTCAAAAGATGATTGGCAATATTTTGTCCCCTTTTTGGCTTGCACTATTTGCTTCTTTGCAACAGATTTCTTAGGAATAATTGATAAGACTTCTATTGCTTATTGGTCTGGACGTTTGTTTTATGAGCCATACAGGATTATTACATCCCATTTTTTTCATGGTGACTTTAATCATTTATTGGCAAATATCTCTGGGATCATAGTAGCTAGATATTTTCTTAAATCATTAAGCCTTCAAAGTAACTATTTCTTTTTGGCTTTTATTGTATTGATAATGCCTCTCCAAGCGTTCATTTGTTGGTGCGTAGATATTTTAGTTTATAGAAATCCTATGTCTCTAGCTATTGGATTTAGTGGAGTTTTATTTGGTATCGACGCGTTTATTCTAATGACTACAATTTATGGAAAGAAAAAATTTGTTTACATTGGATGCGAGTTAAAGAAAGATCCAAGATTACTTAAATCTATTTCAGTACTTACAGGCATTGGAATTATTTGGTCATTCCTACCTGGAATTAGCTTGTTAGGTCATATGTCTGGACTTTTGGCGGGATTTCTATTGTTTTGGCTCTAA
- a CDS encoding PAP/fibrillin family protein: MKDKKDLKALIYQIAAATDRGQRMNAMIAPMYQNKLVEMNKLVEDLIPLSDEITQSSIEGEWELIYSSVELFRSSPFFLAIEKALNNKSKSDLFFKLHLLQVGSFGLSTVGRVGQYLNFNKGEMISTFDTTIFGLTTIPILGWFKLLPTFGGRVITLAKGLRLTDKTLSMELEKTKVSEVDGLGKIPFLDSILMDRWYPVKTVWKLLPWNKENPNCEISVIYVDKDLRIIRDMHGALFVYIRPSIPLLDQTKI; this comes from the coding sequence ATGAAAGACAAGAAGGATCTCAAAGCCCTTATTTACCAGATAGCAGCAGCAACAGATAGAGGTCAAAGGATGAACGCAATGATTGCTCCTATGTACCAAAATAAATTAGTAGAGATGAATAAACTAGTTGAAGATCTAATACCCCTATCAGATGAAATAACTCAGAGTTCTATTGAAGGTGAATGGGAGCTTATTTACTCGTCAGTTGAATTATTTAGAAGCTCTCCATTTTTTTTAGCCATTGAAAAGGCATTAAACAACAAATCAAAAAGTGATTTATTTTTCAAGCTTCATCTTTTACAAGTTGGATCATTTGGTTTATCAACAGTAGGAAGAGTAGGTCAATATCTAAATTTTAATAAAGGGGAAATGATCTCCACCTTTGATACCACTATCTTTGGACTTACAACCATCCCAATCCTCGGTTGGTTCAAGCTTTTGCCTACCTTTGGTGGTCGAGTCATAACTCTGGCAAAGGGACTTCGACTAACAGACAAAACCCTTTCAATGGAGTTAGAGAAGACTAAAGTATCAGAGGTGGATGGACTGGGAAAAATTCCTTTTTTAGACAGTATTCTCATGGACAGGTGGTATCCAGTAAAGACCGTATGGAAACTTTTACCATGGAACAAAGAAAATCCAAATTGTGAGATTAGCGTTATCTATGTGGACAAAGATTTAAGAATCATCAGAGATATGCACGGAGCATTATTTGTTTACATACGTCCATCAATTCCTCTTCTTGACCAAACAAAAATTTAA
- a CDS encoding phytoene desaturase family protein, translating into MENPEVIVIGSGIGGLCCGGLLAKAGKKVLILEAHSKPGGAAHGFEKNGYKFESGPSLWSGIGTWPTTNPLGQVLKALNQKVDLIKYQDWNVQIPEGDYTIGVGDRRFLDQINSISGKDAIKEWEHFIQVIKPIGAAANAIPLLALNQNKDTVFQLIKRSKTLLSHLKSFKYLGGAFGNLVDEHLKDPFLRNWVELLCFLISGLSKDETNAAAMATLFDDWFKQDTYLEYPKGGSESIVNALLNGIYSFGGKLRLNSKVSQIIIKRNKAIGIELQNGEKIYADNIVSNADIWNTVDLIPKEISQNWKEKRARTPKCKSFLHIHLGFNAEGLENIPLHSIWVDDWSKGITAERNVVVLSIPSALDPTMSPPNKHILHGYTPANESWDRWEDLKIGTKEYERTKEERCSVFWKPIKNLVPDIDERIEIKMLGTPLTHQRFLNTKNGSYGPALSAAEGLFPGNKTPIKNLLLCGSSTFPGIGIPPVAASGAMAANTILGSKFQRDLIKELDI; encoded by the coding sequence ATGGAAAATCCAGAAGTAATAGTCATTGGAAGTGGTATTGGAGGATTATGTTGCGGCGGATTACTCGCAAAAGCAGGTAAAAAAGTCCTAATTCTTGAGGCTCACTCAAAGCCAGGAGGCGCTGCTCATGGTTTTGAGAAAAATGGCTATAAATTTGAATCTGGTCCCTCTCTTTGGAGTGGAATAGGTACTTGGCCTACGACAAATCCCTTAGGTCAAGTCCTTAAAGCTCTCAACCAAAAAGTAGATTTAATTAAATATCAGGATTGGAATGTTCAGATTCCTGAGGGTGACTACACAATTGGTGTTGGAGATAGACGATTTCTTGATCAGATCAATTCAATTAGTGGTAAAGATGCCATTAAAGAATGGGAACATTTTATTCAAGTGATTAAACCAATTGGTGCAGCAGCCAATGCAATTCCCTTATTAGCACTAAATCAAAACAAGGACACCGTTTTTCAGCTCATAAAACGTAGTAAAACACTACTCTCTCACTTGAAATCTTTTAAATACCTAGGAGGTGCATTTGGGAATTTAGTTGATGAACATCTTAAAGATCCATTTTTAAGAAATTGGGTTGAATTACTTTGTTTTCTAATAAGTGGTTTATCTAAAGACGAAACTAATGCAGCAGCAATGGCAACCCTCTTTGATGATTGGTTTAAACAAGATACCTACCTGGAATATCCAAAGGGAGGAAGTGAATCAATCGTTAATGCTCTTTTAAATGGAATTTACTCATTTGGAGGGAAGCTTCGACTCAATTCAAAAGTTAGTCAAATAATTATAAAGAGGAATAAAGCAATTGGAATAGAGTTGCAGAATGGTGAGAAAATATATGCAGATAATATTGTTAGCAATGCAGATATTTGGAATACTGTAGATTTAATACCAAAAGAGATATCACAAAATTGGAAAGAAAAAAGGGCAAGGACTCCAAAATGTAAGTCATTTCTTCATATACATCTTGGTTTTAATGCAGAAGGTCTGGAAAATATCCCCCTCCATTCAATATGGGTTGATGATTGGTCAAAAGGTATTACTGCCGAAAGAAATGTTGTAGTTCTCTCTATTCCATCAGCATTAGATCCAACAATGTCTCCGCCTAATAAACACATTCTTCATGGCTATACACCTGCCAATGAATCGTGGGACAGATGGGAGGACCTTAAAATTGGTACAAAAGAATATGAAAGGACAAAAGAAGAGCGGTGCTCAGTCTTCTGGAAACCAATAAAAAATTTGGTGCCTGATATAGACGAAAGAATCGAAATAAAAATGCTAGGGACACCACTTACACATCAAAGATTTTTAAATACAAAAAATGGTAGTTATGGACCAGCCTTATCAGCTGCAGAAGGGCTTTTCCCAGGGAATAAAACTCCAATCAAAAATCTATTGTTGTGTGGCTCAAGTACATTCCCAGGGATTGGGATACCACCTGTTGCAGCAAGTGGCGCCATGGCCGCCAATACAATTCTTGGTTCCAAATTTCAAAGGGATCTAATCAAAGAGCTAGACATATAA
- a CDS encoding CIA30 family protein → MPELSKVVSSSDFDDWFSLNDTIMGGSSKAVCRASSKGLSLEGVVVEEKGGFVSCKSPIFSPLLNLSKYQGFELKIEGKGRTLKFGVSCKYGIFGLREFFLDKSPGGLRWVAEIETKRFGTTIIKVPFESLEPTVLAKKISLPIKFKSDSISQFQLLHSKFGRPGELNPGFKPGKINFVLQSISVY, encoded by the coding sequence ATGCCTGAGCTATCTAAGGTCGTGTCATCTAGTGACTTTGATGACTGGTTTTCATTGAACGACACTATTATGGGAGGCTCAAGCAAGGCAGTTTGTAGAGCTTCCTCAAAAGGACTTTCTCTAGAAGGTGTGGTGGTTGAGGAAAAAGGAGGATTTGTTAGTTGCAAATCTCCAATATTTTCACCTCTTCTGAATTTGTCTAAATATCAAGGTTTTGAATTAAAAATTGAAGGCAAAGGTCGAACTTTAAAATTTGGAGTGTCTTGTAAATACGGGATTTTTGGCTTAAGAGAATTTTTCTTAGATAAGTCACCTGGTGGGCTCAGATGGGTAGCAGAAATAGAAACAAAAAGGTTTGGGACAACAATAATCAAAGTTCCTTTTGAAAGCCTTGAACCAACCGTTCTTGCAAAAAAAATTTCATTACCAATTAAATTCAAATCAGATTCTATAAGCCAATTTCAATTACTACATTCCAAATTCGGTAGACCAGGAGAGCTTAATCCTGGCTTTAAGCCTGGCAAAATAAATTTTGTATTGCAATCTATTAGTGTTTATTAG